Proteins from a genomic interval of Harpia harpyja isolate bHarHar1 chromosome 7, bHarHar1 primary haplotype, whole genome shotgun sequence:
- the LOC128143908 gene encoding uncharacterized protein LOC128143908 — MAPGTVPVPRTLLSAWESRKSCRKRSPPPAAPSASVGHTNASPGGLFAGRLSVVMLSGKNYVRRDACKNSRAPRRTTGALLGVRARVPRRLRWERRGQRFSDRERLQLPPVRPASGSERPALRRRVWPNQSRAREAVAAAAAAARRGRGAHPRPNDFAAVLARGGSPAPSPRPKAGGSGGLGAASHGACQRAPRGARGAARGAARGRRRKGGKKKKKA, encoded by the exons ATGGCTCCCGGCACGGTACCTGTGCCTCGGACCCTGCTGTCAGCTTGGGAGTCCCGTAAGAGCTGCCGAAAACGGAgccccccgccggcagcccctTCTGCGTCAGTCGGGCACACGAACGCCTCTCCAGGAGGGCTGTTCGCAGGCAG GCTCTCGGTGGTGATGCTCAGTGGAAAGAATTACGTGAGAAGAGACGCCTGCAAGAAcagccgcgctccccgccgcacAACTGGCGCTCTTCTCGGCGTGCGGGCACGCGTCCCTCGGCGGCTCcgctgggagaggagggggcagcgCTTCAGTGACCGAGAAAGGCTGCAGCTGCCGCCAGTTCGGCCCGCATCGGGCTCAGAGAGGCCGGCGCTTCGCCGAAGGGTCTGGCCTAACCAGAGCCGCGCCAGGGAGGCggtggcggcagcggcagcggcagcgcgCCGGGGGCGCGGAGCTCACCCCCGTCCAAACGACTTCGCGGCGGTTCTTGCCCGCGGAGGCTCCCCGGCCCCCTCACCGCGTCCCAaagccggcggcagcggggggctCGGAGCGGCCTCGCACGGGGCCTGTCAGCGTGCGCCGCGTGGGGCCCGCGGGGCCGCGCGTGGGGCGGCTCGAGGGCGGAGacgaaaggggggaaaaaaaaaaaaaaaagcctga